Within the Flavobacteriales bacterium genome, the region GGTTACGGAGTAGAGAATGGGTATACCCATGTATACCTGGTGAATGATTTTGAACTGAAGGATGCCAACGTTTTTAAGATTCATCCTCCGGAGCCGGGTACAGAAAAAGGGAAGAAGTAATACTCCTTCCCTTTAAATTTTGCAGGCTTCTTCCGAAGCGTTAATTAGCTGAGAACTTCTTCCAATTGATTGGCCAAGGTTTTGGCAATGCTCTTGGAGACATTGGTTGCCGACTTCCGTTTTGATTCCGGTTTGGTCCAGGTACCGGGCCTTGCATTGGTTTTTGCCTTGGTGGCGGAAGCTTTGGTTGCTTTTCTGCCCGGGGTTGACTTGGCTTTTGAGGCCTTCTTTGTCGTTGCTGCTTTCCCGGATTTCGCCGTGCCGGCTTTCAGCCTGGGAGTTGATTTCCCTTTGGCTTTTGCTTTGGCAGCGGTCTTTGTTTTGCCTGATGTGCCTTCCTTCTTTATCAATTCCGCACGTTTGGCGTAATCGGATTTCAAGACACCCGGACTGGAAAACCAGCTTTTCAGGCCCAGGTATTTTTCCTTTACACCCAAAGAAGCAGTATCAATTCTCTTTTCAATTGTTCTGAGTTTAAAACAAACCTGCAGAATGGCTTGCTTGGTAGAAAGCTGACGCTGTGCCGGAATGTTGGCGAAACCCATGATTTCCTCCGTCAGTTGGTCGTATGTCAGGGGACGGTCGACCTGGCGCAATCTTTTTAGAACCAGCATGCGCCATACAGATTTGGGCCCTGGTTTTTTCTTTTTGGTGGATGTGTCTCCTCCGGCAGATTGCCTGCGTTTGGTCGGGTTGCTTTCCAGCTCCCATTTACCTCCGGTGACACCTAATTGGGAAAGGATGTTTTCTATGTGTTGGAGACGACGAACGGCTTTGTCGTATTCTTCCTGATAGAACTCCTTCATGGCCGTAGTTTCACGGGCATCAAGCTTGATGTTTTCCATACGAATACATGTTGTGGGGTGCAATGCGTGAAAGGTATGCCATAATTCCCTGTTGCCGGTTTGCCCCCCGAGTTAGGGTATTAAGAACGTAGGTTCAAAGGTTGTAAAAAAAATTAATATTAGAATTTTGATTTAACAATTGTTTTGAAAAATAGATCAATACAAGAAATGAGTGGACAGACCTGTTTTTACAATAGGTAAAAATACCTATTTATGTTTTTCTATCCAAGTTGATGGTAGTCGGGAAGTCATTAAGGAAGAACCGGTATTGCAACCATTTCGGGGGATTAGGTCCGGCTGCTTCTTTATAGACCCAGCGCAGACAGGATGGTGTTGATGCTTGTCTTTCCTTCGAATGTGCCTGCCAACACATGTTCTTTGTTATATACAAAAGATGTAGGATTCAGCCGGATTTTAAACAACTGCATGGCCTGTAGGTCCCGATCGCTCAATACACGGATGTTGTGGTAGAATTGAAGGTTCTGATTTTCGGTATAAGAAAGAAGTTCTTCCGGTAGCTGGGATGAGACCAACAGGATATCCACGTCTTCAAGTGCTTTGTGGTTTCGTTTGATCTGGAATACCTCGTCCTTGCATAAATGGCATTCCGTATTGAAATAGATCAGTAGCACACGGCGTCCTGGTTCCATGCTTTGTGTGTAAAAGGCATTTCCCTGCGGTGTGTACAGGGTGACGTTTGGCATGTGCCCGATGGCGTTTTGAAGATTCCTTTGCCGGATGGCGTATCGTATGTAGGCTATCGTTCCCGTGCATGCAACCATGGCCAGTAAAAAAATGATCAGGGTTTTGCGGCGGTTCTTCATACCGGGATAAGTCAATCCTTTTCGTATGCACCGAGATCGGGTGCCAGTCCTTTCACACGCGTATTGCCGGTGATATCGGTGGTGATGGGGTCTGACGCATTGGTGATGGACGGATCGCCGAGATCAATGGCCGGCGATAATGTATCCAATGCATAAATAAACGGCGGGCGTTCCAGGAACCCCGGATTGGTTTTGGTAATGGAGAGGAAATGCGTGGCATCCTGGAGATCATGACTGCCATCTTCTTTCAGAATGCAATGATCGAACATGTAGTTGCCCAATGCTCCGCTTTTAAGGTCTACACCCACCTCGTTCGGTAGTCCTCCATAGATAATGCAGTTGCCAAAGTAAGCGCGGACCAGATCCCTGTGCTGTATGTTCTCATCGATATCTTTGTACCAGTTGTTGACAAGCACGGCGGGAGACTGCCTTACATCATAGTTCCAGTAATTTGCCATGGTGCAATGACGGAAGCGGTAGTCGCCGCCGAGTGTAAGGGCTACGGTATACTGTCCGCAATTGGATACCATCAGGTTGGTGGCATCCACCACAGCCCCCTGTGCAAATAATCCCGCCACCGTCATGTTCTCAATCACGGTGTTGTTAATTTTTAAAGTCGGATTTCCATTTCCTACGGTATCCACCTGGATTCCTACGCTGCCGTTCCTGATGATGGCATGATCAATGGTGTTGTTGATGCTGCCGGCGGAAAGCCAGATGCGGCTCCATTGCCCGGGAATGTCTTTGTATGTTTCCTCCAGGCGGTCGCCGGCGATCAGCACCGGATCACTGGCGGTTCCGTTGATGTGAAGCGAGGATGTGTTCAGGGCGATCAGGCCCGAGTTGTTATGAAAATGTACCCGTGTTCCGGCTTCGATGGTCAGGCTGCAGGCCGAATCAATCACGGCATACCCATAGATCACATGCGGTTTGTCGTTGCTCCAGGTTTCAGGGCAGTTGGGCAGAAGGAAAGCAGAGTACCCTTTGGGAGGTGCATAGAAATAGGCATCCTGGCCCCAGGCAACCAGGTCCACATCCTGTACGTTGTCGTTGGTATTGAATACGATCGAGTCGGTGACCACCAGTGGGTTGTTGGTGTTGTTCGGGTCAAGGGTGACCTCGATAAAAATGAACATGCTGTCTTCGCCGCCGATCTCAACGTCTTTGATTGCCGTACCCTTGATGCCATCCACATTCATCCTGAATTTGGAAGTGCTACCACCGGCCAGGTAGATGGATGAAATGTTGATCTTCTTTTTATTCCGGTTGAAGACTTTGAGATATTGGGTGCTGGACCCCACCGTTGTAAACACGGTATCAAAAAGAACGGTGTCTTCCGAAAATTCCAGGCGAACATCCGGGTCGGTGTCGATCGGATCTTTTTTACATGCGAAAGCAAGGCATGCGATCAAAAGCAGCGCAGGTAAATGGCTATAAATGGATTTATGCAAAGTGATCCAAAGATAGGTAATGGCTTTGAAACGCATACCGTGCCTGTAGATTGTTCAGGTCTTAGCGGTCCGGAAGGATGTCAATGGCTTCACCGGTCAGCCACTTTTTTACCAACGGCGCCGATGTGCTGATCGGTACCAGGATATGGTTCGTGCTAACGAATGCGGGATCGGTGACCGCGTTTGTTGCCATTACACCGGACCGGTTCAGGAAACTTGAATGGATGAAAACGACATAACCGTCGCGCAGAAGAACAAATCCTACGTGGTAGT harbors:
- a CDS encoding redoxin domain-containing protein, coding for MKNRRKTLIIFLLAMVACTGTIAYIRYAIRQRNLQNAIGHMPNVTLYTPQGNAFYTQSMEPGRRVLLIYFNTECHLCKDEVFQIKRNHKALEDVDILLVSSQLPEELLSYTENQNLQFYHNIRVLSDRDLQAMQLFKIRLNPTSFVYNKEHVLAGTFEGKTSINTILSALGL